Proteins encoded by one window of Salmonirosea aquatica:
- a CDS encoding lipocalin family protein, which yields MKETQKKNLTRVLVAGSVLGGIALVASSFRRNKPLETVQKVDLSRYLGKWYEIAAFPARFEKNCTCTTAEYTLNDDGTIRVDNRCYNAKKEKWEKASGKAIVQDETTNAQLAVQFFWPFKGDYFIIALADDYSYALVGEPTRKYLWILSRLPQLSEGTFDQLTAIATEKGFDVSKLRRTEQKNCLPQS from the coding sequence ATGAAAGAAACTCAGAAGAAAAATCTTACACGTGTTCTGGTGGCAGGTTCGGTACTGGGTGGTATCGCCCTAGTTGCTTCATCTTTCCGTCGCAACAAGCCGTTGGAGACGGTCCAAAAAGTGGATTTGTCGCGATACCTGGGCAAATGGTACGAAATAGCGGCGTTTCCGGCGCGCTTCGAGAAAAACTGCACTTGCACGACTGCCGAGTATACCCTTAACGACGACGGTACCATACGGGTGGACAACCGCTGTTACAATGCTAAAAAAGAAAAATGGGAAAAAGCCTCTGGCAAAGCCATTGTTCAGGACGAGACGACCAATGCACAATTAGCCGTCCAGTTTTTCTGGCCTTTTAAAGGCGACTATTTCATCATTGCGCTGGCCGACGACTATTCCTATGCCCTGGTGGGTGAACCTACCCGCAAGTATTTGTGGATTTTGAGCCGTTTGCCCCAACTTTCGGAAGGTACCTTTGACCAGCTGACGGCAATTGCCACGGAGAAGGGATTTGATGTAAGCAAATTGAGGCGAACCGAACAAAAAAACTGCCTGCCGCAGTCCTGA